GCGATAGCCCAGTGCGGAGCGCAGCGAAGCACCGAAGCGATAGCGTAGCCCGAAGCACGCCGACCTTGTGGGCATGAGCGAAGCGAAATGCCCACAAGGGCACGCCCAAAAAATTAACCTTTACATACAATAAACAATAAAAAGTCAATTGTAAGACAAAATAAATTTATTACCTTTGCAGCGCTAAGAAATGAAAGTGCGCTCTATCCTACTAATTGATGATAATGATGTGGATAACTTCATTCATCGCAGAGTGATTGATATAATGCAATTTGCACAGCACGTACATGCTTGTACCTCTGTCAAAAATGCAAAAGAGTTTATAGAGCTACTCGTTAAAAACAAAGAACCTTTGCCAGATGTGATATTTTTAGATTTGAATATGCCTGGCGAAAACGGCTTTGC
The sequence above is drawn from the Bacteroidia bacterium genome and encodes:
- a CDS encoding response regulator, producing MKVRSILLIDDNDVDNFIHRRVIDIMQFAQHVHACTSVKNAKEFIELLVKNKEPLPDVIFLDLNMPGENGFAFLEWFKDFSQQYNNHTKIIILTSSNNQADVDHAFSYQNVVKFITKPLKKDHLAELPL